CACACCATTGGTCAAGGCCAAGAACCTGGGCAAGCGTCTCGGCGCTTCCGATATCTACGTGAAGAACGATGCCGTCTGCTTCCCGACGCTAAGCTTCAAGGACCGTGTCGTCGCTGTGGCCTTGGCCAATGCCCGCTACTTCGGCTTTGATACCGTCGGCGCGAGTTCGACTGGCAACCTGGCGAACTCAGTGGCTGCGCAGGCCGCCCGCCTGGGTCTGAAGAGCTGCATCCTGATTCCGGCTGACCTGGAGCCGGCAAAGATTCTGAACACGCTGATCTACGGCGCGCGCCTGGTGCGCATTGATGGCAACTACGACCACGTCAACCGCCTGTGCTCGTTGATCGCCGACCAGTACAACTGGGGCTTCGTCAATGTGAACCTGCGGCCTTACTACGCTGAGGGTTCGAAGACGATGGGTTATGAGATCGCCGAGCAGCTCGGCTGGCGTCTGCCCGACAACGTCGTGGTGCCGATGGCTGGCGGATCGCTGATCCGGAAGATCAAGAAGGCCTTCGACGAGCTGGTGTATCTCGGCATCGTCGAGGCAAAGCACGTGAAGTTCTTCGGAGCGCAGGCTACGGGCTGCTCGCCGATCACCCACGCGGTGAAGAACAACCTTGACCGCCACGAGCCGCAGAAGCCGAATACCATCGCCCGCTCGCTGGCGATCGGTAACCCGGCGGACGGCCCATACGCAGCCCGTCTGATCCGCGAGACCGGCGGCTGGGGTGAGGATGTCTCCGACGTTGAAGTTGTCTCCGGTATCCAGGAGCTGGCAGAAACTGAGGGCATCTTTACGGAGACAGCAGGCGGTGTAACCACCGCCGTGACCGCGAAGCTCTTCGCACAGGGCCGCATCGGTAAGGATGAGACCACGGTGGTCTGCATCACAGGCAACGGCCTGAAGACGACCGATGTGCTGCAGGGCAAGTACGACGTCGGACGCGCGGTGAAGCCGCGGCTGGCCGAGTTCGATGCCTATCTGCGGGAGCTGGATGGTCTGCCCGCTGCGGAAGAGGCTGAGCTGGTGGCTCAGTAGTGCTGGGCTGATGCCCAGGTGGACGAGAAACAGAAAGAGCAGGGAAGATTCAATGTCAATCAAAGTACTTTTGCCGACCGCCTTTGTCCGCCATACCGATGGCGTGAAGAAGGTTGACTCCGCCGCTACCAACCTGCCGGGCTTGGTCGATGACCTGGGTGTGAAGTTCCCGGCGCTTGGTGCGCATATCAAGGACGAGCAGGGTAAGTTGCGCCCGTTCATCAACGTCTACGTGAACGATGAGGACATCCGCTTCCTGGGTGGCGAGACCCACACGTTTGAAGACGGAGATGAGATCATGCTGATCCCGTCGATTGCCGGCGGGTGTGTGTAAGGCTTCGTTCCGCGTGAAAAAGAAGAAAGCCCACCAATTCGGTGGGCTTTCTTCTTTTTTTACGACGGAGATGCCTATGAGAAGCAATAAGAAGCAGATTTCTCCGCTTCGCTACGAAATGACAAACAAAGGTCGTCGTACTTTTCCTTCTATTTTCCCTTCTGTGAGAGGGAAGGGAGATGTTCGTCACGAATAGCATCGAGCCGCTCATCGAGCGTCTCAGGTGAGGACGAATGATCCCAAGGATCGAGTGGGATGTCGCAGCTTCCTTTCGAGTGCCAGTAGGCTGCTGATCGTATCGAGGCATTAATCGCGAAGAATGCGAGGACGCGAGGAGCAAAGTCGTTCTTCTGATTTTGGGATGGCTCGTGCGACTCGAGTGCTACAACGAAGGCTACCGCCAGTAGGCCCATGATGGCGTCGGTCATCTTCAGCCAATAAGGCACCCACAGTGGATAGCGAGACCAGAAGGACTTTCGTGGCGGAAAACCCTCGGTGATACTCACCAGCATTGCCAGCCCCAAAATGATCCAGGCTGCTTTCTTCGCGAATGGAAGAAGCGCCTCAAAAAAAGTAGCTACCAAGACAAGCACGCCGCCGACACAAAGTGTGACGGCGGCGTGCTTCATTGCGTGTGAGGTCAGTTTCATCGAGGTTGATTTTTACAGGGACCGAAGCCGTCTGCAGGCCTCGTCCAACGCGTCGTCCTTCTTCGCATAGCAGAAGCGCAGCAGGTTCTCTCCTTTGCCCGCACGGAAGAATGCTGACCCAGCCACGGCAGCCACGCCAACCTGTTTGAGCAGGTTGCGCGCCTTCTCCTTCGAGGTGGAGCCTTCAACGCGGGAGACATCGGCAAGGATGTAATACGCTCCCTGCGGGACAGTCGGCGTGAGTCCGGCATCTGCAAGTGCAGCTACGGTCTTGTCGCGCTTGGCGACGTACTCGGTCCGCATGTCGGTATAGAAGCTATCAGGAAGGTCGCACAGGCCTGCGGCCACACCATGCTGCAGCGGAGCCGGAGCGGATATGAAGAGCAGGTCGTGGAAGTAGGCGATGGACGGGGTCCAGCGCTTACTGGCGTGCAGGTAGCCGAGACGCCAGCCGGTGACGGAGAAGGTCTTGGAAAAGCCGGCGATCGTGATCGTCCGCTCCGCCATGCCGGGCAGTGTTGCCGGGGAGATATGCTCGTGACCGTCGTAGAGGAAGTACTCGTAGATCTCGTCGGTGATGACGAAGAGATCCGCATCGATCGCGATGGTAGCCAGTGCCTCCAGCTCCGTGCGCGTGAAGACCTTGCCTGACGGATTGCCGGGCGTATTGACCAGGATGGCGCGGGTTTTCGGCGTGATGGCGTTTGCCAGGGCTTCGGGATCGAAGTCCCAGCGGGGCGCAGTCAACGGAACAATCACAGGCTTCAGGTTCAGGCCCAGCAGCATGTTGACGTGGTAGCCGTAGAAGGGCTCGAAGACGATTACTTCATCGCCTGGATCGAACAACGCCATGCAGGTCGCCAGCATGGCTCCGGTGGTTCCGGTCGTGACCAGGATCTCGCCATCGGGATCGGCGGTAATGGCGTTGTAGTGCGCAAACTTGCGCGCGATAGCATGGCGCAGGGAATCGATGCCGTCCATACGCGCATAGATATTGAAGCCATTACGCATCGCGTTGACGGCGCCTTCAATCACAGGATGCGGCGGGTCCGTATCGCAGACGCCCTGGGACATATTGATGCCATCGATGGCGTTGCATGCGATGGTCATGGCGCGGATCTCAGATTGAAC
This genomic window from Terriglobus albidus contains:
- the thrC gene encoding threonine synthase, whose protein sequence is MSSGACAPYDLKCKECGKSYGKQPLSICDECFSPLEVFYDLDAVKGSVTRESIAAGPASIWRYRALLPIPEGFQPDLPVGFTPLVKAKNLGKRLGASDIYVKNDAVCFPTLSFKDRVVAVALANARYFGFDTVGASSTGNLANSVAAQAARLGLKSCILIPADLEPAKILNTLIYGARLVRIDGNYDHVNRLCSLIADQYNWGFVNVNLRPYYAEGSKTMGYEIAEQLGWRLPDNVVVPMAGGSLIRKIKKAFDELVYLGIVEAKHVKFFGAQATGCSPITHAVKNNLDRHEPQKPNTIARSLAIGNPADGPYAARLIRETGGWGEDVSDVEVVSGIQELAETEGIFTETAGGVTTAVTAKLFAQGRIGKDETTVVCITGNGLKTTDVLQGKYDVGRAVKPRLAEFDAYLRELDGLPAAEEAELVAQ
- a CDS encoding MoaD/ThiS family protein, which produces MSIKVLLPTAFVRHTDGVKKVDSAATNLPGLVDDLGVKFPALGAHIKDEQGKLRPFINVYVNDEDIRFLGGETHTFEDGDEIMLIPSIAGGCV
- a CDS encoding pyridoxal phosphate-dependent aminotransferase, with the protein product MPIASTSSALRLSKLAPSIVQSEIRAMTIACNAIDGINMSQGVCDTDPPHPVIEGAVNAMRNGFNIYARMDGIDSLRHAIARKFAHYNAITADPDGEILVTTGTTGAMLATCMALFDPGDEVIVFEPFYGYHVNMLLGLNLKPVIVPLTAPRWDFDPEALANAITPKTRAILVNTPGNPSGKVFTRTELEALATIAIDADLFVITDEIYEYFLYDGHEHISPATLPGMAERTITIAGFSKTFSVTGWRLGYLHASKRWTPSIAYFHDLLFISAPAPLQHGVAAGLCDLPDSFYTDMRTEYVAKRDKTVAALADAGLTPTVPQGAYYILADVSRVEGSTSKEKARNLLKQVGVAAVAGSAFFRAGKGENLLRFCYAKKDDALDEACRRLRSL